The following coding sequences are from one Paenibacillus sp. FSL R5-0912 window:
- a CDS encoding type 1 glutamine amidotransferase family protein — protein sequence MNNKVYLYVLDTMADWEVGYLTAELNSGRCYKEGQAPSTIVTVANEKTLITTMGGLRIMPDLTVDEFSMTSGDALILPGGETWTEAIHKPILGLAERCIQENVLVAAICGATMGLAQAGLLNSRPHTSNDLEYLRMICPAYTGEEFFQKQPAVTDGKLITASGIAPLEFSMHVLKALDVLAPHKLDAWYGLYKTQEAKYYYALMG from the coding sequence ATGAATAATAAGGTATATCTATATGTGTTAGACACCATGGCAGACTGGGAGGTAGGGTATCTAACGGCTGAACTGAACTCGGGAAGGTGTTACAAGGAGGGACAAGCTCCATCTACAATAGTAACCGTAGCCAATGAGAAGACACTTATCACTACCATGGGCGGACTGAGAATAATGCCTGACCTCACGGTGGATGAGTTCAGCATGACAAGCGGAGATGCCTTGATTCTACCCGGCGGAGAGACGTGGACCGAAGCCATCCACAAGCCCATCCTCGGGCTTGCTGAGAGATGTATACAGGAGAATGTATTAGTGGCAGCGATCTGCGGGGCTACCATGGGACTTGCCCAGGCTGGACTATTAAATTCACGCCCGCATACAAGTAATGATCTGGAGTACCTCCGAATGATCTGTCCCGCGTACACCGGCGAAGAGTTCTTCCAGAAGCAGCCTGCTGTAACGGACGGCAAGCTGATCACGGCATCCGGCATCGCCCCGCTGGAATTCTCGATGCATGTGTTGAAAGCCCTGGATGTATTGGCTCCACACAAATTAGATGCCTGGTATGGTCTGTATAAGACTCAGGAAGCGAAGTATTACTATGCGTTGATGGGATAA